The following are encoded in a window of Nibricoccus aquaticus genomic DNA:
- a CDS encoding LacI family DNA-binding transcriptional regulator → MPSWALAGERVVSVRVVLESPEQVTRAAAGGGAGKRVRLIDVAREAGVAAGTVSRVLNLRRDVGAELVRRVMDAVRMTGYVHSGRVRVGAGGRKAEKAGGDVGVLFFGGGEDALGRADALGMLQGIERELALKGHSLVVGRVSREMLVPHFLTRRRVDGLLLINLGFDRHEPRWLKEAYASVRAFPHVWLKARPAVARGDLCGPDVRRAGFLAADYLAERGHRRVGFFCAGAGLGDAGSLRAAFSAGARVNAMESSLLDLVFADAADGPAVDAERLYEFFLEVEEGLRPTALLVPSYDVAAQFSGLLARAGMRVGLLTCMPERVVEPGGRLTMIDLRFDALCGRAVEQLLMRMRNPVEDGDWLNLSVEPVVIERGSVGRVG, encoded by the coding sequence ATGCCGTCATGGGCGCTGGCGGGGGAGCGTGTCGTGAGCGTGCGTGTGGTTTTGGAATCGCCGGAGCAGGTGACGCGGGCGGCGGCTGGAGGTGGCGCGGGCAAGCGGGTGCGGTTGATCGATGTCGCGCGGGAGGCGGGGGTGGCGGCGGGGACGGTTTCGCGGGTGCTCAATTTGCGGCGGGATGTGGGGGCGGAGCTGGTGCGGCGGGTGATGGATGCGGTGCGGATGACGGGGTATGTCCACAGCGGGCGGGTGCGGGTGGGCGCGGGCGGGCGGAAGGCGGAGAAGGCGGGCGGGGATGTGGGGGTGTTGTTTTTTGGGGGAGGAGAGGACGCGCTGGGGCGGGCGGATGCGTTGGGGATGTTGCAGGGGATCGAGCGGGAGCTGGCGTTGAAGGGACACAGTCTGGTGGTGGGGCGGGTGTCGCGGGAAATGCTGGTGCCGCATTTTTTGACGAGGCGGCGCGTGGACGGGCTGTTGTTGATCAATCTGGGTTTCGACAGGCATGAGCCGCGCTGGTTGAAGGAGGCGTATGCGAGCGTGCGGGCGTTTCCGCATGTGTGGCTGAAGGCGCGGCCGGCGGTGGCACGGGGGGATCTGTGCGGGCCGGATGTGAGGCGGGCGGGGTTTCTGGCGGCGGATTATCTGGCTGAACGCGGGCACCGGCGCGTGGGATTTTTTTGCGCGGGGGCGGGGCTGGGCGATGCGGGGTCGTTGCGTGCGGCGTTTTCGGCGGGGGCGCGGGTGAATGCGATGGAGTCGTCGTTGCTGGATTTGGTATTCGCGGATGCGGCGGATGGGCCGGCGGTGGATGCGGAGCGGTTGTACGAGTTTTTCCTGGAGGTGGAGGAGGGGCTGAGGCCGACGGCTTTGTTGGTGCCGTCGTACGATGTGGCCGCGCAGTTTTCGGGGTTGCTGGCGCGCGCGGGTATGCGGGTGGGGTTGCTTACGTGCATGCCGGAGCGGGTGGTGGAGCCGGGGGGGCGGCTGACGATGATCGATCTGCGTTTCGATGCGCTGTGCGGGCGGGCGGTGGAGCAGTTGCTGATGCGGATGCGCAATCCGGTCGAGGATGGGGACTGGTTGAATCTGTCGGTCGAGCCGGTGGTGATCGAGCGGGGGTCGGTGGGGCGGGTGGGGTGA
- a CDS encoding sensor histidine kinase, producing MPRTLSFFRPAALALLLLAATAALAQQKIIPDFSWRVWTQRDGLPSNEITSLGQSHDGYLYIGTPAGLVRFDGKNFTPSLPLERGPTALAKAPANDDLLIAPRSGGIARLTGNELIPQNLPPALAQTPVESVFRENERAYWIGFQGGIALRVEGNTHLVFDTTHGLSPDDPIQFARDGAGRVWLAGGTFLARYENGAILRVPIGSGKERLRIASSRTDGPWIVADEHLTKFKDDAVTHIDKVNTSTGAHFLQALLEDSTGTLWLGTRSRGLRRWTPDGETVRLIQVPEDISALLEDTHGNIWAGTNGSGLLRVSPGTIATFNRANGLLENHSLAVCEDPDGRIWFANRDGGVSALTPQNRATIVARPREWENFSALSVAPAKGGRVWASTPYGIHFITGAGIKHTINDERLTGENAPRVLFATRDGDLWFALPRGAIGHLRNNAVKLFTHADGLSPSRVGTFAEDAHGRLWTGSEDGSLHRLDGEKFLPVPASALAIAGAIQSIHFDRAGTAWIGTSRGGIVRLDAQGARALSTRDGLLSDNITQIVSDDTGDLWLGSPTGISRLDIREIDDRLAGRIDRLQPSPIGLDDGLDEATCLSTHQPAVWKTSAGILLFTTRQGVVAIDPAKVRAARTSLRTEIHSLASDGLQLDSSRTPRLPPRPRLVSIRYSALCLATPGRVQVRHRLTGFDDNWTEADTGSLAEYPRLPPGKYTFEVSARIAGLPGSESRSTLAFTVAAAWWQTLWFYLAATALVVAAIIFAVRRWSHRRLHNKLLRLERDSALEQERARIAKNIHDDLGAGLTRISLLTQSAQKNEGEAQLDKIYRTVSDLTQSMDEIVWAVNPKNDDLESVANYIVEFAQSYLSDAGLRCRVLIPETLPARVITAQFRHHLFLTCKESLNNIVKHARATDVVIELDVRGDDLTLTITDNGIGLLTTTETPSRRNGLKNMRSRMESIGGSLALSAAEPRGTLVTLTARLSHASITP from the coding sequence ATGCCGCGCACCCTCTCATTTTTCCGCCCAGCCGCCCTCGCGCTTCTCCTCCTCGCCGCCACCGCCGCCCTCGCGCAGCAAAAAATCATCCCCGATTTCTCCTGGCGCGTATGGACCCAGCGCGACGGCCTCCCCAGCAACGAAATCACCAGCCTCGGCCAGAGCCACGACGGCTACCTCTACATCGGCACCCCCGCCGGCCTCGTCCGCTTCGACGGCAAAAACTTCACCCCCTCCCTCCCGCTCGAGCGCGGCCCCACTGCGCTCGCCAAGGCCCCCGCGAACGACGACCTCCTCATCGCCCCCCGCTCCGGTGGCATCGCCCGTCTCACCGGCAACGAACTCATCCCTCAAAACCTCCCGCCCGCCCTAGCCCAAACGCCCGTCGAATCCGTCTTCCGTGAAAACGAACGTGCCTACTGGATCGGCTTCCAAGGTGGCATCGCCCTCCGCGTCGAAGGCAACACCCACCTCGTCTTCGACACCACCCACGGCCTCAGTCCCGACGATCCCATCCAGTTCGCCCGTGACGGTGCCGGCCGCGTCTGGCTCGCCGGCGGCACCTTCCTCGCCCGCTACGAAAACGGTGCGATCCTCCGCGTCCCCATCGGCTCCGGCAAAGAGCGTCTCCGCATCGCCTCCTCCCGCACCGACGGCCCCTGGATCGTCGCCGACGAACACCTCACCAAATTCAAGGACGACGCCGTCACCCATATCGACAAAGTTAATACAAGCACCGGCGCCCACTTCCTCCAGGCCCTCCTCGAAGATTCCACCGGCACCCTCTGGCTCGGCACACGCTCCCGCGGCCTCCGCCGCTGGACGCCCGACGGCGAAACCGTCCGCCTCATCCAGGTCCCCGAAGACATCTCCGCCCTCCTCGAAGACACCCACGGCAACATCTGGGCCGGCACCAACGGCTCCGGCCTCCTCCGTGTCTCCCCCGGCACCATCGCCACCTTCAACCGCGCCAACGGCCTCCTCGAAAACCACAGCCTCGCCGTCTGCGAAGATCCCGACGGACGCATCTGGTTCGCCAACCGCGACGGCGGCGTCTCCGCCCTCACCCCCCAAAACCGCGCCACCATCGTCGCCCGCCCCCGCGAATGGGAAAACTTCAGCGCCCTCTCCGTCGCCCCCGCCAAAGGCGGCCGCGTCTGGGCCAGCACCCCCTACGGCATCCACTTCATCACCGGCGCCGGCATCAAACACACCATCAACGATGAACGCCTCACCGGCGAAAACGCCCCCCGCGTCCTCTTCGCCACCCGCGACGGCGACCTCTGGTTCGCCCTCCCCCGCGGCGCCATCGGCCACCTCCGCAACAACGCCGTCAAACTCTTCACCCACGCCGACGGCCTCTCCCCGTCCCGCGTCGGCACCTTCGCCGAAGACGCTCACGGCCGCCTGTGGACCGGCTCCGAAGACGGCTCCCTCCACCGTCTCGATGGCGAAAAATTCCTCCCCGTACCCGCCTCCGCGCTCGCCATCGCCGGCGCCATCCAATCTATCCACTTCGACCGCGCCGGCACCGCCTGGATCGGCACCAGCCGCGGCGGTATCGTCCGCTTGGATGCGCAAGGCGCCCGCGCCCTCTCTACTCGCGATGGCCTCCTCTCCGATAACATCACCCAGATCGTCTCCGACGACACCGGCGACCTCTGGCTCGGCTCACCCACCGGCATCTCCCGCCTCGACATCCGCGAGATTGATGACCGCCTCGCCGGCCGTATCGACCGCCTCCAGCCGTCACCCATCGGCCTCGACGACGGACTCGACGAAGCCACCTGCCTGAGCACCCACCAGCCCGCCGTCTGGAAAACCTCCGCCGGCATCCTCCTGTTCACCACACGCCAGGGCGTCGTCGCCATCGACCCCGCCAAAGTCCGCGCCGCCCGCACCTCCCTGCGCACCGAGATTCACTCTCTGGCCAGCGACGGCCTCCAGCTCGACTCCTCGCGCACGCCCCGCCTCCCGCCCCGTCCACGCCTCGTCTCCATCCGCTACTCCGCCCTCTGCCTCGCCACTCCCGGCCGCGTCCAGGTCCGCCACCGCCTCACCGGCTTCGACGACAACTGGACCGAGGCCGATACCGGCAGCCTCGCCGAATACCCCCGCCTGCCCCCCGGCAAATACACCTTCGAAGTCTCCGCCCGCATCGCCGGTCTCCCCGGCAGCGAGTCCCGCTCCACCCTCGCCTTCACCGTCGCGGCTGCCTGGTGGCAGACACTGTGGTTCTACCTCGCCGCCACTGCGCTCGTCGTCGCCGCCATCATCTTCGCCGTCCGCCGCTGGTCCCACCGCCGTCTGCACAACAAACTCCTCCGCCTCGAACGCGATTCCGCCCTCGAACAGGAACGCGCCCGCATCGCCAAAAACATCCACGACGACCTCGGCGCCGGCCTCACCCGCATCAGCCTCCTCACCCAGTCCGCCCAAAAAAACGAGGGCGAGGCCCAGCTCGATAAAATCTACCGCACCGTCAGCGACCTCACCCAGTCCATGGACGAAATCGTCTGGGCCGTGAACCCCAAGAACGACGACCTCGAAAGCGTCGCCAACTACATCGTCGAATTCGCCCAGAGCTACCTCTCCGACGCCGGCCTCCGCTGCCGTGTCCTCATTCCTGAGACGCTCCCCGCCCGCGTCATCACCGCCCAATTTCGCCACCATCTTTTTCTCACCTGCAAAGAGTCGCTCAACAATATCGTGAAACATGCCCGCGCCACCGACGTCGTCATAGAACTCGATGTCCGCGGCGACGATCTCACCCTCACCATCACCGACAACGGCATCGGCCTTCTCACCACCACCGAAACCCCTTCCCGCCGCAACGGCCTCAAAAACATGCGCTCCCGCATGGAGTCCATCGGAGGCTCCCTCGCCCTCTCCGCCGCCGAACCGCGCGGCACCCTCGTCACCCTCACCGCCCGCCTCTCCCACGCCTCCATCACGCCATGA
- a CDS encoding response regulator yields the protein MKLRVSIVDDDEPTRQILKDLIQQSDQLEFVSEHPDTESALEHIPQNKPDVVLMDINVPLLNGIECVRLLKPQLPGTQFLMLTVYADADHIFAALSAGATGYLLKGTRRTQLLTAIKQISQGGSPMSCAIARKVVQSFTKTSAVSERTDIEVLSPRERTVLDLLAKGYLYKEIAESLSLSVMTVDTYVRRVYEKLHVNSRSQAIAKYLQR from the coding sequence ATGAAACTCCGAGTCTCGATCGTCGATGACGATGAACCCACCCGCCAGATCCTCAAAGACCTGATCCAGCAAAGCGACCAGCTCGAGTTCGTCAGCGAACACCCCGACACCGAGTCCGCCCTCGAACACATCCCGCAAAATAAACCCGACGTCGTCCTCATGGACATCAACGTCCCCCTCCTTAACGGCATCGAGTGCGTCCGCCTCCTCAAACCCCAGCTCCCCGGCACGCAGTTTCTCATGCTCACCGTGTACGCCGACGCCGACCACATCTTCGCCGCCCTCTCCGCCGGCGCCACCGGCTACCTCCTCAAAGGCACCCGCCGCACCCAGCTCCTCACTGCGATTAAACAAATCTCCCAAGGCGGCTCCCCCATGAGCTGCGCCATCGCCCGCAAGGTCGTCCAATCCTTCACCAAGACATCCGCCGTCTCCGAACGCACCGACATCGAAGTCCTCTCTCCGCGCGAACGCACCGTCCTCGACCTCCTCGCCAAAGGCTACCTCTACAAAGAAATCGCCGAGTCCCTCAGCCTCAGTGTCATGACCGTGGATACCTACGTCCGCCGCGTGTACGAAAAGCTCCACGTCAACTCCCGCTCCCAGGCCATCGCCAAGTACCTCCAGCGCTGA